The proteins below come from a single Chitinophaga pinensis DSM 2588 genomic window:
- a CDS encoding T9SS type A sorting domain-containing protein yields MKISKILTWLFCTTILIAGKVQPLAAQQQTMSTSSWLFAQIQGSPPPNNTTVKYTGYTTDQGLGGTPLGPGLVAAAAIKVAGPYQLNFPNGSGPGIYTNVIYPFAFEGNQREDLPFVGPYTNYNYGSGTMTARWLYAMVAPNTVSTYVSTVCGNGFLSLISDYNGYLFNDNIVTCSVVYQYNILNTGTDNWKNLDSTSVYGVSYSMGFNVRQKIPELSEGSKYVRFRCRAKAVYSGRPQYSPWSATPASYVEILSPPPIVNSSMVQKVMTCLGESNGSVRVPAGALSGPNSTMRWILRPGTVTDPCFPGTNSNCGNGIAQSDGTVPLATEIYYDKLTEGNYTLWFVNPGQEARSCFSSYPFTVSSFPVVTLTEDVSAHKNISCYNANNGQLTAIATGGDPAGQYLFTLLHSDNTVYIPEQPGNGATMTWNNLPSGFYRLRVRNNKCGEIKTSADIELTQPKQVTGDIFIAEPTCNVPGNGSITLTANATGVSKFRYDLYKNGEIQQQSGSVTESTYTFSGLTGGDYIVQLFNDDIAGCPPWNGDTTLITPAPLTLQMNARDSVSCNGGSDGRLEFSATGGSGVYTFTLSGAAIGTRTNANGIFNNLPAGNYTIQLTNQAAGCNDQISQQVDIFQRSPLSVQLQSTLISCFEAEDGTIKATVNGGSGSYKYTWQQLKNNIWAGNSFWFETDTKIEALPAGTYRVIITDAKAPACAITSDEIVINDVTELKITDITVTDAVCLADGVHISMSASGGTGAYTYSWSTDGGTTYTPFTAATTFTTTATYQLQVKDGNGCKTDADNTYNIVLPAAALDFTMAVSDYHGFNISCKDASDGKITVNAQGGNGGSYTGYQYSINGATYQSDAVFNNLVAGTYTIKVKDARGCQITKTVTLLQPAIAVTLTKSDILCNGAATGTLRTDITGGAAPYILKVNGTEVTAGTMMQQLPAGNYAIHITDANGCTKDTAISIVYTYPALTINSAVVTDMVCYGTTGHISIDAAGGDGIHAFSLSTDNWTNAASYTSGAGLTAGNYALRVTDGQGCITTYPTALLITTPTAPLALTATLSDYNGFNISCNGGSNAFADIKATGGNGANYTGYTYAIDNGAYTSTPLIQGINAGTHTLHVKDGRGCIVSRNYQFTQSALAIDLTLASKQDVPCAYVPAGSITVAGSGGAGGLQYSIDNSHWQTSTTFSNLVGGTYTIWVKDLNSCGKSITVSLVPVNAPIVIDNITVNDIVCYGQKGTIQVQAHGGTGILTNEYAWNGGAYNNTFTNTTQLGDGAYTIRVKDAAGCYSPVSAVKQISAPAIALNTVVTTSAYNGVQISCNGLSDGSISLATNGGNGGNYTGYTYSVNNSAYTATNSYNNLPAGNYNIKIADGRGCVLNRQVVLQQPAALKLAVSSKEDLPCGANPTGKIHLQASGGTTPYAFAMNNGNWQSAALFEALPANTYALSVKDLNGCRVNITQEIKAMYPPIDATADITNVSCNALSDAKLVMHVTGGDGRYTYEWNAGGGSGSTLQQIPAGTYTVKVTDGAGCFRTFTHEVTQPDKLTLEVTAPPICDGLSDGTIDAAVDGGTLPYKYSLNQSNWLTTGAFTQMDAGQYNMSVQDAHGCEVVQNFEIGKVNVKPDINFLVASRKNAMDTLIIREISLPAPDHVRWNYSPAATLLGYENDGTPLIKFSAPGTYWVEMTATFGECTYTERKDLIISPYDPLSGPGYTVPVSVIDTVMLSPNPNNGYFRFTVKLNRKQQVVAYVYDMNGIISAKRQYAPALQIDDNITVGGTASGTFILRIITESESRDVRFIISR; encoded by the coding sequence ATGAAAATTAGCAAAATACTTACCTGGTTGTTCTGTACAACCATCTTAATAGCAGGAAAGGTGCAGCCGTTGGCTGCGCAGCAACAGACAATGTCCACCTCCAGCTGGTTGTTTGCCCAGATTCAGGGTTCTCCTCCGCCGAATAATACCACTGTGAAGTACACAGGGTATACAACGGACCAGGGTCTGGGAGGAACGCCACTTGGTCCCGGACTGGTAGCCGCTGCAGCCATCAAAGTAGCAGGCCCCTATCAGCTTAATTTTCCCAATGGATCTGGCCCCGGTATATATACCAATGTCATTTATCCATTTGCCTTTGAAGGAAATCAAAGAGAAGATCTGCCTTTTGTAGGACCGTATACTAACTATAATTATGGTAGCGGCACAATGACAGCCAGATGGTTGTATGCAATGGTGGCGCCCAACACTGTTTCTACTTATGTGAGTACAGTGTGTGGAAATGGCTTTTTATCGCTTATATCCGACTATAACGGATATCTGTTTAATGATAATATAGTGACCTGTTCTGTCGTGTATCAATACAATATCCTGAATACCGGAACAGACAACTGGAAAAATCTCGATTCAACGAGTGTGTATGGTGTGTCTTATAGCATGGGCTTCAACGTAAGACAAAAGATCCCGGAATTATCTGAAGGTTCAAAGTATGTACGCTTCCGCTGTCGCGCCAAAGCGGTATACAGCGGCAGACCACAATACTCTCCCTGGTCGGCAACGCCGGCTAGCTATGTTGAGATATTATCACCTCCGCCGATCGTGAATAGCTCCATGGTGCAGAAAGTAATGACCTGCCTGGGCGAATCAAATGGTAGCGTTAGAGTACCTGCGGGCGCTTTGAGCGGCCCTAACTCTACTATGCGCTGGATACTCAGACCCGGTACTGTAACAGATCCATGTTTCCCCGGAACGAACTCCAACTGTGGTAATGGTATCGCTCAGAGTGATGGCACTGTCCCGCTGGCCACAGAAATCTACTACGATAAACTGACAGAAGGTAACTATACACTGTGGTTTGTCAACCCCGGACAGGAAGCAAGAAGTTGCTTTTCCAGTTACCCTTTTACCGTAAGTTCTTTTCCAGTCGTGACATTGACAGAAGATGTGTCAGCACACAAGAATATCAGTTGTTATAATGCGAATAATGGTCAGCTGACGGCAATCGCCACTGGAGGAGATCCTGCGGGCCAGTACCTGTTTACATTACTGCATAGTGATAATACGGTTTATATCCCCGAACAGCCGGGTAACGGCGCGACGATGACATGGAATAACCTGCCGTCAGGTTTTTACCGCCTGCGGGTCAGAAATAATAAATGTGGTGAGATCAAGACAAGCGCCGATATTGAACTGACACAACCGAAGCAGGTGACCGGTGATATCTTTATTGCCGAACCAACCTGTAATGTGCCAGGTAATGGTAGCATTACCCTCACCGCTAATGCAACAGGCGTATCGAAATTCAGATACGATCTGTATAAGAACGGCGAAATACAACAACAATCCGGTTCCGTGACGGAGAGTACTTATACCTTCTCCGGACTAACAGGTGGCGACTATATCGTACAACTCTTTAATGATGATATAGCGGGTTGTCCTCCATGGAATGGGGATACTACTTTGATTACACCCGCTCCATTGACATTACAGATGAACGCACGTGATTCTGTAAGTTGTAATGGCGGTAGTGATGGCAGACTGGAATTTTCCGCTACTGGTGGAAGTGGTGTTTATACATTCACATTGAGTGGCGCTGCTATCGGTACACGTACCAATGCCAACGGAATTTTCAATAACCTTCCTGCAGGTAACTATACCATTCAGTTAACAAACCAGGCCGCCGGTTGTAATGACCAGATCAGCCAACAGGTAGATATCTTCCAGCGTAGTCCGTTGAGCGTACAGTTGCAATCTACGCTGATCTCCTGCTTTGAGGCGGAAGATGGCACGATAAAAGCAACCGTAAACGGTGGATCCGGTTCCTATAAATATACCTGGCAGCAACTGAAGAATAACATTTGGGCCGGTAACAGCTTCTGGTTTGAAACAGATACGAAGATTGAAGCATTGCCTGCCGGTACTTACCGCGTTATCATCACGGATGCGAAAGCGCCTGCCTGTGCAATCACTTCAGATGAAATAGTGATCAACGATGTGACCGAACTGAAGATCACAGATATCACAGTAACAGATGCCGTATGTCTGGCAGATGGTGTGCATATCAGTATGAGCGCCAGCGGCGGTACCGGTGCATATACCTATTCGTGGTCGACAGACGGTGGTACGACTTATACGCCGTTCACCGCAGCCACTACTTTTACAACAACAGCTACTTATCAGTTACAGGTAAAAGATGGCAATGGTTGTAAAACAGACGCCGATAATACCTATAATATAGTACTCCCTGCTGCGGCACTGGACTTCACCATGGCCGTATCTGATTATCATGGATTCAATATATCCTGTAAAGATGCCAGTGACGGAAAGATCACTGTCAATGCTCAGGGCGGAAATGGTGGTAGCTATACTGGTTACCAGTACAGCATCAATGGTGCTACTTATCAATCCGATGCTGTCTTCAACAACCTGGTAGCCGGTACTTATACGATCAAGGTAAAAGATGCCAGAGGTTGTCAGATCACGAAGACAGTCACCCTCTTACAGCCAGCTATCGCGGTAACGCTCACAAAGAGCGATATCTTATGTAACGGCGCTGCTACAGGTACACTGAGGACCGACATCACAGGTGGCGCTGCTCCTTATATACTCAAAGTAAACGGTACGGAAGTAACAGCAGGCACAATGATGCAACAGTTACCGGCTGGTAATTATGCGATTCATATCACAGATGCAAATGGTTGTACAAAAGATACTGCTATCAGCATCGTGTATACTTATCCTGCGCTGACGATTAATAGTGCAGTAGTGACTGATATGGTGTGTTACGGTACGACAGGGCATATCAGCATTGATGCTGCCGGTGGTGATGGTATACACGCTTTCAGTCTCAGTACGGACAACTGGACAAACGCGGCCAGCTATACCAGTGGCGCCGGACTCACAGCGGGTAATTACGCTTTACGTGTTACCGACGGACAAGGTTGTATCACCACTTACCCTACCGCATTGCTGATCACCACACCAACTGCGCCATTGGCATTGACAGCGACATTATCTGATTATAACGGATTTAATATCTCCTGTAACGGCGGTAGTAATGCCTTCGCCGATATCAAGGCTACTGGCGGTAACGGCGCCAATTATACCGGATACACCTATGCAATTGACAACGGTGCGTATACTTCAACACCACTGATACAAGGTATCAATGCCGGTACGCATACATTACATGTGAAAGACGGCAGAGGTTGCATCGTTTCCCGGAATTATCAGTTTACACAATCCGCCCTGGCTATTGACCTGACCCTGGCAAGTAAACAGGACGTGCCTTGTGCCTACGTACCTGCCGGTAGTATCACGGTAGCAGGTAGCGGTGGCGCAGGTGGCTTACAATACAGTATTGATAATAGCCACTGGCAGACCAGCACTACTTTCAGTAACCTCGTAGGAGGTACTTATACGATCTGGGTAAAAGACCTCAACAGCTGTGGTAAATCCATTACAGTGAGCCTTGTACCTGTTAATGCCCCTATAGTGATCGACAATATTACCGTGAATGACATCGTATGCTATGGACAGAAAGGAACGATACAGGTACAGGCGCATGGCGGTACCGGTATCCTCACCAACGAATATGCCTGGAATGGCGGTGCTTACAATAATACATTTACCAATACCACGCAATTAGGCGATGGTGCTTATACTATCCGTGTAAAAGATGCTGCCGGATGTTACTCTCCGGTATCTGCTGTGAAACAGATATCTGCACCAGCCATAGCACTGAATACGGTAGTCACTACCTCCGCCTATAACGGTGTACAGATCTCCTGTAATGGTCTGAGTGATGGTAGTATCAGCCTGGCAACCAACGGTGGGAACGGTGGTAATTACACCGGGTATACTTATAGTGTCAATAACAGTGCATACACTGCTACAAATAGTTATAATAATCTGCCGGCAGGCAACTACAACATTAAAATAGCAGATGGCCGTGGTTGTGTGCTTAATCGCCAGGTGGTACTGCAACAACCTGCCGCATTGAAATTGGCGGTCAGCAGTAAAGAAGATCTTCCATGTGGTGCAAACCCTACTGGTAAGATTCATTTACAGGCAAGTGGAGGTACCACACCTTATGCCTTTGCGATGAATAATGGTAACTGGCAGTCAGCAGCCTTATTTGAAGCATTACCTGCCAACACATATGCATTGTCTGTCAAAGACCTGAATGGTTGCAGGGTGAATATCACACAGGAGATCAAAGCTATGTATCCACCGATTGACGCCACTGCCGATATTACCAACGTTAGCTGTAATGCGCTTTCAGATGCAAAGCTCGTGATGCATGTAACAGGTGGCGATGGTCGCTATACCTACGAATGGAATGCTGGGGGGGGGTCAGGTAGTACATTACAACAGATTCCTGCCGGTACTTATACCGTAAAGGTGACTGATGGTGCGGGTTGTTTCCGCACATTCACACATGAGGTGACGCAACCGGATAAACTGACGCTGGAAGTAACAGCGCCTCCTATCTGTGACGGACTGAGCGACGGTACGATCGATGCAGCTGTAGACGGTGGCACTTTACCATATAAATATTCGCTCAACCAGAGCAACTGGCTTACAACGGGTGCATTTACCCAAATGGACGCTGGTCAGTACAACATGAGCGTACAGGACGCACATGGTTGTGAGGTGGTGCAAAACTTTGAGATCGGTAAGGTGAATGTCAAACCAGATATCAACTTCCTGGTGGCTTCCCGTAAGAATGCGATGGATACCCTGATCATCAGGGAAATCAGTCTGCCGGCGCCGGATCATGTTCGCTGGAACTATTCTCCTGCTGCCACTTTACTGGGGTATGAAAACGATGGTACGCCATTGATTAAGTTCTCTGCACCGGGCACTTACTGGGTGGAGATGACGGCTACTTTCGGAGAGTGTACCTATACAGAAAGAAAAGACCTGATCATCAGTCCGTACGATCCGCTGTCTGGTCCGGGTTACACTGTACCTGTCAGTGTTATTGATACGGTCATGTTGTCACCGAATCCGAACAACGGTTATTTCAGATTCACCGTAAAGCTGAACCGCAAACAGCAGGTCGTGGCTTATGTATATGATATGAACGGTATCATTTCTGCAAAACGTCAATATGCGCCAGCTTTACAGATAGACGATAATATTACTGTCGGTGGTACCGCTTCCGGCACATTCATCCTGAGGATCATCACTGAAAGCGAAAGCAGGGATGTCCGGTTTATTATATCCCGATAA
- a CDS encoding fibronectin type III domain-containing protein, protein MHRILLTLLCSVMLFCCGIDRSYAQENVHKIAGLAAPKEGMIRLRWSPSSYIAWEIGNKYGYTVERFTISENGVLVSHPKPVMLTRQPLKPYLLERMEALAEKDDRIAIMAELIYGEGAKKVTPEEGIGSFLENQNINDWRMGMALLNADLSVTAAQSAALYLEDTDVKKGERYAYRIAPARQPQNLTIDTAYIVTSLEETFLLAKPQELAIVCADSTATLGWVTTYSCSMYSAYVIERAVDGKNFKPVSALPVIPTAPDKNGFSYYQDSLPDNDNRYTYRIKGISPFGEYGPYSQTVEGMGVPAVADRPVMDTIIVADNKKITLQWTLPGKLSQQLSQLIITRADNSRGPFTPVGTLKGNALTFTDDKPLTSNYYRIKGITKSGKAIYSFPYFAQLIDSTPPAVPVGLAGKIDSVGIVSLQWTANTEIDLRGYRVFRANSNKEEFVEVTREILARPLFADTVTLHTLTAHVFYKVIAVDKNYNPSEYSPYIMLRRPDTIAPSRPLITKAYRSDSLHAIVLEWINSSSKDVVKYALYSINTKDSTRREAAVWDTAAKRERYVDTALTAGNTYYYELMVYDDAGNHAKEISGDIWFETGKRNAVKNFKGIVNTEKKHIELSWQYNQPEVKQYRIYRAKNDNPFILYTTTDAGIQQWTDNEVFLGNVYKYKITAVMKGDVKAEMSRVVEIKF, encoded by the coding sequence ATGCACCGTATCCTATTGACCCTTTTGTGTTCCGTGATGTTGTTCTGCTGCGGTATAGACCGGTCCTATGCACAGGAAAATGTGCATAAGATCGCTGGTCTGGCTGCCCCCAAAGAAGGAATGATCCGTTTACGCTGGTCTCCTTCCAGCTATATTGCCTGGGAGATCGGTAATAAATATGGTTATACCGTTGAACGTTTTACTATTTCCGAGAACGGCGTTCTTGTCAGTCACCCTAAACCCGTGATGCTGACACGCCAGCCTTTAAAGCCCTATCTGCTGGAACGCATGGAAGCACTGGCCGAAAAAGATGATCGGATCGCCATCATGGCAGAACTGATCTACGGCGAAGGAGCAAAGAAAGTAACGCCGGAAGAAGGTATCGGCTCTTTCCTGGAAAACCAGAATATTAATGACTGGCGCATGGGCATGGCCCTGTTGAATGCAGACCTGTCTGTGACTGCAGCACAGAGTGCCGCCTTGTACCTGGAAGATACGGACGTGAAAAAAGGAGAGCGTTACGCCTATCGTATTGCACCTGCACGTCAGCCCCAGAATCTGACCATCGACACCGCCTATATCGTGACTTCCCTGGAAGAAACATTCCTGCTGGCAAAACCACAGGAACTGGCCATTGTATGTGCAGACAGCACCGCTACACTGGGATGGGTGACCACTTACTCCTGCAGCATGTATTCTGCCTATGTGATAGAAAGAGCAGTAGATGGCAAGAACTTCAAACCTGTATCTGCACTGCCGGTGATACCGACAGCACCGGATAAGAATGGTTTCTCCTATTACCAGGATTCACTCCCTGACAACGATAACAGGTATACCTACCGCATAAAAGGGATCTCGCCTTTTGGCGAATATGGTCCTTACTCTCAGACCGTCGAAGGAATGGGGGTACCGGCTGTAGCTGACCGTCCTGTAATGGACACGATCATTGTTGCAGATAATAAAAAGATCACGCTGCAATGGACCCTGCCAGGCAAGTTATCCCAGCAGTTGTCGCAACTGATCATCACCCGTGCCGATAATAGCCGTGGTCCTTTTACACCGGTAGGTACACTGAAAGGAAACGCCCTCACCTTTACGGATGACAAGCCTTTAACATCCAATTACTATCGTATCAAGGGTATTACAAAGAGTGGTAAGGCCATTTATTCCTTCCCTTACTTTGCGCAACTGATAGACAGTACGCCTCCGGCAGTGCCTGTGGGATTAGCCGGTAAGATTGACTCCGTGGGTATTGTTTCCCTGCAATGGACGGCCAATACAGAAATAGACTTACGCGGTTATCGTGTATTCCGGGCGAACAGCAATAAAGAAGAATTTGTGGAAGTAACTCGTGAGATATTAGCACGTCCACTGTTTGCCGATACCGTGACTTTACACACGCTGACGGCACATGTGTTTTATAAAGTGATTGCAGTCGATAAGAACTACAATCCCTCTGAATATTCTCCTTACATCATGCTGAGAAGACCAGACACGATTGCACCTTCCCGTCCGCTGATCACCAAAGCATACCGCTCTGACAGTCTGCATGCAATTGTACTGGAATGGATCAACAGTTCCAGTAAGGACGTAGTGAAATATGCACTGTACAGTATCAATACCAAAGACAGCACCCGCAGGGAAGCCGCTGTATGGGATACCGCTGCTAAGCGTGAACGTTATGTAGACACCGCATTAACAGCAGGAAATACCTATTACTACGAACTGATGGTGTATGATGACGCCGGTAATCACGCAAAAGAAATCAGTGGCGATATCTGGTTTGAAACCGGAAAACGGAACGCTGTAAAGAACTTCAAAGGCATTGTCAATACAGAAAAGAAACACATTGAACTGAGTTGGCAGTATAACCAGCCGGAAGTGAAACAATACCGTATCTATCGTGCCAAGAACGACAACCCCTTTATCCTGTATACCACTACCGATGCCGGCATCCAGCAATGGACAGATAATGAAGTGTTTTTAGGCAATGTTTATAAATATAAAATTACCGCTGTGATGAAAGGAGATGTGAAAGCAGAGATGAGCAGAGTGGTAGAAATTAAATTCTAA